Proteins from one Coffea arabica cultivar ET-39 chromosome 8c, Coffea Arabica ET-39 HiFi, whole genome shotgun sequence genomic window:
- the LOC113706059 gene encoding plasma membrane ATPase 4-like: MSPNNPRFFQTTNQPRILLLTNPRNLVDKRTALTYIDAEGNWHRASKGAPEQILTLCNASEDFKRKVHAIIDKFAERGLRSLAVARQEVPAKSKDSPGGPWQFVGLLSLFDPPRHDSAETIRRALNLGVNVKMITGDQLAIGNETGRRLGMGTNMYPSASLLGQHKDESIAGLPVEELIEKADGFAGVFSEHKYEIVKKLQERKHIVGMTGDGVNDAPALKKADIGIAVADATDAARSASDIVLTEPGLSVIISAVLTSRAIFQRMKNYTIYAVSITIRIMFGFMLIALIWKFDFFPFMVLIIAILNDGTIMTISKNRVKPSPLPDSWKLKEIFATGVVLGGYLAVMTVVFFWAMHKTDFFHDKFGVKNIRNSEDEMMAALYLQVSIVSQALIFVTRSRSWSYVERPGLLLLTAFVIAQLVATLIAVYANWSFARIKGCGWGWAGVIWLYSVVFYVPLDFLKFFIRYVLSGKAWLNLIDNKIAFTTKKDYGKEEREAQWVFAQRTLHGLQPPDASGILDEKSSYRELSEIAEQAKRRAEMARLRELHTLKGHVESVVKLKGLDIETIQQHCTV; this comes from the exons ATGAGTCCAAACAATCCAA gattttttcaaacgacAAACCAACCGCGGATTCTCCTCCTGACAAACCCTCGCAACCTTGTGGACAAGAGAACTGCTTTGACTTATATTGATGCCGAAGGCAACTGGCATAGAGCTAGCAAGGGAGCCCCAGAGCAGATTCTAACTCTCTGCAATGCAAGTGAAGACTTTAAAAGGAAGGTTCATGCTATCATAGATAAGTTTGCTGAACGTGGGTTGCGATCATTAGCTGTTGCAAGACaggaagtgcctgcaaaatcaaaagacagtCCTGGTGGTCCATGGCAATTTGTGGGTTTGCTATCCCTCTTTGATCCTCCAAGACATGATAGTGCCGAGACAATCCGCAGGGCCCTTAATCTTGGTGTAAATGTCAAGATGATTACAGGTGATCAACTTGCTATTGGAAATGAGACTGGACGCAGACTTGGAATGGGAACAAACATGTATCCTTCTGCTTCTCTACTTGGTCAACACAAAGATGAGTCCATTGCTGGCCTTCCTGTTGAAGAGTTGATCGAGAAGGCTGATGGATTTGCTGGAGTATTTTCGGAGCACAAATATGAAATAGTGAAGAAGTTGCAGGAGAGGAAGCATATTGTTGGGATGACTGGAGATGGAGTAAATGATGCCCCTGCATTGAAGAAGGCAGACATTGGAATTGCAGTTGCAGATGCTACTGATGCTGCAAGAAGTGCTTCTGATATTGTGCTTACTGAACCTGGTCTAAGTGTTATCATAAGTGCTGTTTTGACTAGTAGAGCTATTTTCCAGAGAATGAAGAATTACACGATATATGCAGTCTCCATTACCATTCGTATTATGTTTGGCTTTATGCTTATTGCTTTGATATGGAAGTTTGATTTCTTTCCCTTTATGGTTTTGATTATTGCTATCTTGAATGACGGAACAATTATGACAATCTCAAAGAACAGAGTGAAGCCATCACCTCTCCCTGATAGCTGGAAACTAAAAGAGATTTTTGCCACTGGCGTTGTGCTTGGAGGCTACCTGGCAGTGATGACTGTTGTTTTCTTTTGGGCAATGCATAAAACTGACTTTTTCCACGACAAATTTGGGGTAAAAAATATAAGGAACAGTGAGGATGAAATGATGGCTGCTCTATACCTACAAGTCAGTATTGTTAGCCAGGCTCTGATTTTTGTCACTCGGTCGCGCAGTTGGTCTTATGTTGAACGCCCTGGGCTGTTGTTGTTAACTGCTTTTGTCATTGCTCAGCTGGTTGCAACATTGATTGCTGTTTATGCTAACTGGAGTTTCGCTAGAATTAAAGGATGCGGTTGGGGATGGGCTGGTGTAATCTGGCTTTACAGTGTAGTGTTTTATGTGCCACTTGACTTCCTTAAGTTCTTCATTCGTTATGTATTAAGTGGAAAGGCTTGGCTAAACTTGATCGACAACAAGATCGCTTTCACAACCAAGAAGGATTATGGCAAAGAGGAGAGGGAAGCTCAATGGGTTTTTGCTCAGAGGACTTTGCACGGACTTCAACCACCTGATGCCTCTGGCATCTTGGACGAAAAGAGCAGCTACAGAGAACTTTCTGAAATTGCTGAACAAGCCAAAAGGAGAGCTGAAATGGCCAGGCTTCGGGAGCTGCATACACTCAAGGGTCATGTTGAGTCAGTGGTGAAGCTCAAAGGCTTGGACATTGAAACTATTCAGCAGCATTGTACCGTCTGA
- the LOC113707478 gene encoding protein CHLOROPLAST VESICULATION, translated as MALSISCCLNLPPPPSCIATSDQPLASKASHLAWPKNPKERSWKRKCLLGVATLLVGLEMSNLVVGEQEMALAWDLQQQEEMASKSVIKVQRWSDRRTCPSWHVNSLETIVPENLPRPSFRRRWENADFRRTESSRAAQLAAKVVTGPRSCFSL; from the exons ATGGCCCTTTCCATCAGTTGCTGCCTCAATCTTCCTCCTCCACCATCTTGTATTGCTACCTCTGATCAACCTTTGGCTTCAAAAGCATCCCATTTGGCCTG GCCTAAGAATCCGAAGGAAAGATCATGGAAGAGAAAGTGCTTGTTAGGGGTGGCAACCTTACTTGTAGGActagagatgagcaatttagtAGTAGGTGAACAAGAAATGGCTCTTGCTTGGGATCTACAGCAACAAGAAGAGATGGCGTCAAAATCAGTGATCAAAGTTCAGAGATGGAGTGACAGAAGAACATGCCCTTCTTGGCATGTGAACTCATTGGAAACTATTGTGCCTGAAAATCTGCCAAGGCCTTCGTTTCGTCGGAGATGGGAGAATGCTGATTTTCGAAGAACTGAATCTTCTCGAGCTGCCCAATTGGCAGCAAAAGTTGTAACTGGCCCCAGAAGCTGTTTCTCTTTATGA